The following are from one region of the Brienomyrus brachyistius isolate T26 chromosome 4, BBRACH_0.4, whole genome shotgun sequence genome:
- the LOC125740339 gene encoding E3 SUMO-protein ligase ZBED1-like, which yields MPSRKHFSKVELPRLYNACRAEVEKDVRSVVHYALTTDLWTSRATQPYMSVTIHYISKDWILRARCLQTAYFPDDHTGAMIAQGLRDALETWGLQECHLVCVTTDNATNNISAMELNEWERLQCFGHRLQLAIENALKALTPASTKQAVERAVGVCKKVVSAFSNSWKRKRDLAKAQAVLGLPPHQLITETPTRWGSRQQMIERFLEQEKALSQVLLADKKARHLVPSWQDMVVLESLNTALGPLFEFIDALSGEKYVSVSFLKPVLHLFNNEILSQKDGDTELTKAIKEGILKYLNEKYDDHTTNNLLDMATLVDPRFKTAYMKEERVEFIKMRAAAELVVKVPPTPSQAEHPLNWSSPCIFRHLGLTRRPTLWNGGGSMS from the exons ATGCCCAGTCGTAAGCACTTCAGTAAAGTCGAGTTGCCTCGCTTATATAACGCATGCCGGGCCGAAGTAGAGAAGGATGTTCGCAGTGTGGTCCATTATGCCTTGACAACTGACCTGTGGACGAGCAGAGCTACGCAGCCCTACATGAGCGTAACCATCCATTACATCAGCAAAGACTGGATCCTCCGTGCTCGCTGTTTACAGACTGCGTACTTTCCAGATGACCACACGGGAGCCATGATAGCCCAAG GTCTGAGAGATGCACTGGAGACATGGGGACTGCAAGAATGCCACCTTGTCTGTGTCACCACGGATAATGCCACTAACAACATCTCTGCAATGGAACTGAATGAGTGGGAACGGCTACAGTGCTTTGGTCATCGTCTACAGCTAGCCATTG AGAACGCTCTGAAAGCTCTCACACCAGCATCTACAAAGCAGGCTGTGGAACGTGCAGTTGGAGTCTGTAAAAAGGTGGTCAGTGCCTTCTCCAACTCATGGAAGAGAAAACGTGACTTGGCCAAGGCACAAGCAGTGCTGGGCTTGCCTCCCCATCAGCTCATAACTGAAACCCCTACAAGATGGGGCTCTCGGCAGCAGATGATAGAGAGGTTCCTTGAACAGGAGAAAGCTCTTTCACAGGTCCTCCTTGCAGACAAGAAG GCAAGACACCTGGTGCCAAGCTGGCAAGACATGGTGGTGCTAGAGTCCTTAAACACAGCACTGGGTCCACTGTTCGAGTTTATTGATGCTTTGTCGGGGGAGAAGTATGTCAGCGTATCTTTTCTGAAGCCGGTACTGCACCTCTTTAACAACGAAATCCTCAGCCAGAAGGATGGGGATACAGAGCTCACAAAAGCAATAAAAGAGGGCATTCTCAAGTACCTTAATGAAAAGTATGATGACCATaccaccaacaaccttctggacaTGGCGACACTTGTTGACCCACGGTTTAAGACAGCCTACATGAAGGAAGAGAGGGTGGAGTTCATAAAAATGAGAGCTGCAGCAGAGCTGGTGGTCAAGGTACCACCCACTCCCAGCCAAGCAGAGCATCCATTGAACTGGAGCTCTCCATGTATCTTCAGGCACCTGGGCCTGACTCGGAGACCGACCCTCTGGAATGGTGGAGGCAGCATGAGTTGA